DNA sequence from the Vicia villosa cultivar HV-30 ecotype Madison, WI linkage group LG3, Vvil1.0, whole genome shotgun sequence genome:
AATGTAGCTTCTCCTGTTTCATTTCACACTTTCAATTGAATTTTGGAcctacatatttttatttatgtcatAGTCTTAAAGTTTAAATAACAAAGATAAGGAATGCTAAAGTTTAGTTTGTACTTTGGAGTTAGGTATTATGGTGGTTGCAGCAGCCACGAAAGAGTTTTTCCGAtatacaattaaaattttaattaaaatgttatgtttacatgaaataatttgaataatttaTCCAAAAAAATAAATTCTTTAGTGTATTGTTGACAAAATATTGAGGTGTATTATTGACAAAATTTCATAGTCATTATATGTTTTCATATtcattatatttttcaaatttgttcTGTTACGGGCCATTCTCTTCTTCGGTGTATTGTTGACAAAATATTGAGGTGTATTATTGACAAAATTTCATAGTCATTATATGTTTTCATATtcattatatttttcaaatttgttcTGTTACAGGCCATTCTCTTATTCGGTGTATTGTTGACAAAATATTGAGGTGGAAATTCTTTgatatcatcatcttcatcggtGTGAATCGAACCAATATCTCCATTAAAATTTATTCAAACTGTATGAAGCGAACTTTGGAAAACACGATGCATTTTCAGAAAACCAAAAGTAAAATTAAACGAAAAAATCAAGTGATTAAAGAAAAGTAAGTTATGAGAAAGAATCAGAGAACCAAGGGCTACACAATGGCATCGAGTTTGAAGCAAATGGAAGCCTCTAACTACCTGAATGAAGTGTGCTCGAAAGTGTCTGAAACTGGACCTGGTGAGGATAATTCAGGGGCTCTCAAAGCTTGGGAGTTATTGTGTTAGCTTCAGAGAGTGGCAAGGAAGCTGAAGGAATTGATAAATGGCTTTGGAAAGGTCTGGAAATTGAATGCAAACTCAGCACTTTTGAGGAAAATTTTGAAGTCTAAACAGGGGTTTAGTGGCTATCAAAAAATTGAGAATGAATGTAAAAGGTTGATCTATTTATAGGGAGTGTAAGGCTTAGCTCATACGTATGAAATGAATCTAAACTCGTGTGAATCAAGTTTCATCCACGAGTGACAAAAGTGTGACTTGTATGGCACAAAAACGTAGCTAGTCTTTGTGTTAATGGATAATTTTGCTTCACAACATATCACCAATCATATTTAGATAGAAAACGCGTGGTAAtttgacatatatttgagtttttgTTGATCCAAAATTCTGTTAAAAAGTGAAAATCAAATTGCATGCACCCATGTTCAAGCTTGTATGCCATCTTGTACAGTATACCTTTATGGCTCATTCTTTATGAAATTTTATCATATCATCATAAAGAGTAAAATGTGACAAGAAAGTATTGATTTGGACATCTGAGCAAAAAGTTATGACATGTTAAAGTTGATACAATGACCTGAAATCACAAGTCAAAATACTTCAAGtccaaaatgacctataatgtcatcaaacttttcatggctTTTCAAGCATAATTAGTTTTTGATCCCTGAAGAAATATTGTAGAGGACATCAAGAatgacattgtgcaaaaagaaGCACTCAAAGATCTTtaatattgaaggagttatgatcTTGGAAAGTTAGGAAAAATACACTTGAAATAAGATCAAATTTCACTAAGTCCACAAAATGATCTCTAatctattcaaaattttgatgatCTTACAAGTACAATTGGCTCTAGACTTCTAAAGAAAAGTTGTTGAGAATGTCAAGGAAAGTCATTTGCAAAAAGAAGCACTCCAAAATGTTTaaccactacaagaaaattagggttttacgaCACAAAAATTGTGAAAGTTACTAGATAACTGTCATAACTCTAATATAGAGACTCGTGTCACGACGGTATACACCTACCgtccttatattttttttaaaaaaataaatataacgaCGATTATACAACTACCATCCTAAAAATTAGTTCACGACTGTTTAAAAACCGTCCTAAATTATATGTTACGACGGTATATTAACCGTCGCCACCAAACAAAATAACACACGCCCTGCGCCATGAGAAAATCATTAAAGGTCACGACGGTGAACCAACCGTCGGACCCAAAGACTTAAAAGTTATCAAACTTTGCGACGGTGAACCTATCGTCGCCCACAATTACAAAACAATTATCGAAGGGCACGACGGTGAACCTACTGTTGCCACCCCATACCCTTCACACGCGGATAAAAAGTTCACGACAGTGATTTTACCGGTCGTCATCTCTGAATGCATCTTTCGCATTAAAATTTAatctattttttatgttttttattctctTCTTTTAGAAAATCACCGGCCTACTATTGTAATTaaatattgtatttataattgccaaaaaaaaattaaaaactaaaaaaaataatagtaaaggAAAATTGCAAAAGatcataataaaattaaaagtagaaatagattttttttaaggCTTAATTAcatttttggtccccctattatcatttttttttagttttaatcctcctattttaaaatcctatattttagtccctttattttagttatttgaggattttggtccccttgcaaatccaaaagcaatttttaatgaaatggaactcacattgatgacatgttcaacataaatcttaaataaaattagtttttttgaacATTTCACTACTGAACTGGTACTGTCACATCATCAATATGAACgtaatttcatttaaaattgtcttcgaatttgcaggggaccaaaatcctcaaaaaactaaaatataaggactaaaattccggattttaaaatagagggaccaaaactataaaaaaaataataacagggggaccaaaattgcaattaagcctttttttaaaaataaaaaaatttataggaaaaattagaaatactcaaaataaaacacaaagaggatgaaaactttaaaaatataaatactcagaataaaaaataaaagaggatGAAATACCTAAATCGATCTCTTAGAACAACACGACCTAAATCGCTCATCTCTTGCACGATTCTGGAAACTAATTGCCCATCTATCTCACGTCCAAAAAAGTCAATGTTCTATCACGATCTCCCTAAAAGGCTATTCATTTTGTTCTCTCTCACCTGATCCGTTCCACTCACTCTCATTGGATTGTTGCTCCTTAAAGTTTTTTCCcctctcataatcgattataTACGAAAGTTTCTCTAATAGGATGTCCACGGTTTAATTCGCTACAATTTCTCTCTTTATAATTTGGTATGttcttcctttttttattttattggaatttattttttggatttaatttatttcataacAGAGAGCAATTAATTTATTAACCATGAGTAAATTGTGATATTTTGAACTTAGGCTTGAAAATATTGACTTTAGGTCAAACTTCTTTGATCAAACTTAAATCTTTTGAGCTTTTCTTAAAATTCAAGGCATTTTTATGAACATAAGAACTTAAATCGATGAAATCTTGATTAAACTTTGATTGAATGAGGGGAAAGCTTGAGGTTACATGATGAtgaaggcatggaaataaacacatgaaccttgAATTTCTTGAGGAACAATCAATCAAATCTTTGGACAATTCTTGGTCAATTTGAAGTTGAATAAAGCTTGAAGACATCATGCTTAAGATTATCGGTCAAGTCTTAATGAATGAGCCCTTGAGAATCAATTATCAAACGATCTTTGAGCTTGAGCAAACAAAACCCTGGCTGATGAAACAAAgcatctttttgatattttggtTAAGGTTAGTAAAGCATAAAGGTAaacaaatacaaatcaaaatatacaCAAAACTTAAAAAGATAGGTGAAAGGTCACCATGCTTGTGATCTTGATACATATGTACATGATGCAAATTAGATGGTATCTTAGGGGTAAAAATTAGAGTATGACATCTACATTATTAGCTTCTATAATGAAAGAATCCATATTTTAAAATCCTGATACATCATAGTCATTATTGTGTTACCCTTTCATACATAAAAGGGTCTCTCTAGAATTCAATCTCCGGACAAACCCTTAATTGTACTTAAGTGTAtctagatttcaaactctgaaatGACAACTGATACTTGATAGCTATTGCATGTATTTATTTCTCTAAAACTTGTTTAAATATGCATCTCATGTATATTTAACTATCAAAACACACCACATAATGTCTAAATATTAGTATATCGCATTTGTTTACTTCAACGACATGAGTCCTCATCTTAAATTTAGGATAATAGAAAACACCTCTCTTAATGTTCTAGAAGAGGAATTTGGATAATCTCTTGCGCTACCCAGGCAATCGAAGGGTGGTTAAGATCGAGTAGTGTTCACCATCAATTGATAACGAAGGAAAGTTAAAGTTCAACAACTTTAAGTTGAAGACGGATGAAGATTTAAGAGTTATGTGGAGTATGTTTCACCATTACTAAATAAAGTGTTCGATCGAAGTGGATGCAAAAGTGGCGAGATCGGTCGATGATtttctaaagatgttgaaacgtTCTCAATCATCATTAGCTCATGAAATGTGATGTTagattttatgttaatatgtcaCATATTTTGTGTATGTGAtaacaaatatttatattaatttgtgGTTTCTTCCTAtcttgtttgaaattgtttatgTTTTGTGATTCTGTTAACAGGGTATATTCCAGATTTTACAATCTAGAAAATCTGATGTCATGATTTTGTATTATTGTCTGAAATTTATtttgtttgtgattttttttaataatatgctATATTTCGTATTTTACAATCTTGAAACTCTCCTGCATGAGATTGTGGTGTGTTTTAAGTACTAGTATCTCGGAAGAATTTAGATTatcaaatttgaatttttttttaacattgtctaTATCATGTTTTATGGGAATGTTATGTATTTTAGATgcgtttgaattttaaaattcgaaatctagaaatatttttaaaatttcaaggGAGTGTATGAGTAACGCAAAAAGTAATGCCATATAAAATTAGTTGGTAATTGATATGTTTGACGAACACTCTTCCATTTGAGAGTATAATTAGGATTTGAGTTATTTTGGGCATTTTATTAGTTAACAGTTAGATGGGCCTGATATAGTTAATAGTTAGTTGGGTCTCCTCTATTATAAATAGGTATAATTTCTTTTTCATCGTACAAATGGTAAATAAGGGTTTCAGAATCATGTGTATTTTAATTCGTTTTCCCAGTAAACAACAACAGTTCTTTTAGAACCTTGGCTATAGTTATAAGCCTATAATCAATACTTAACAATATTGCCACCATTTTAATCAAGAAGCTATCTCATTATGCCGTACCTAATACAAATTCAAACCAGAACACAAAACTGTATCTTTAATCATATATAATTAAAAGGTAGAAACACAAATTTCATCAACCTTACAAGCTTCAATTCTAGTAAAAAATAAACCTTTATATTCAACAATCAACAAGCACCAAAAAGaaagttaaaagaaaaaaaacaaaggaaTGAAAACATAGAAAACCGGTTCTTAACTATGTATAAACaccaaatcaaacaaaaaatagaGGAAGAGGACACACTGTTTTCTACAAAAAGATGAAACAGTCCAATGAGATAAGAGGATTATCAACATCTTCCATAACTGTTGAATCCACATTGTGATTATGACTAGAAACCACATCCTTAACAATGGTCTCTCTCTGCCTCAAATTCAAACCAGACGAATGAATCCGTCGCAAACTGTTGTTTGGATTCGGACTAGAGATCGTTGCTTTAAGACCTTCTTTCCTGATCGAAGAAGACAAATTAACTGAACGGGAATAATGAGCAACACTAACATTGGGACTGTTATTCGTATTACTCATTCGCTTCGAAACACTGTTATCTGAGATGGTAAATCTACGGCTTGGAGAAGGTGAACCTGTCATTCTATTAGGCCTCATTGGTAATAATTCTACTTCCTTTCTGAAACTCTTCTGTCGAGTAAGATTCGTCGGTGAATTCGATCGAACTCTTTTCTGCGGCATGTTTTGCTTAGTTGGTGGAGGGTTTATCATCTTTTTAGGTTTGATAGGGTTGAAGGAAAGAGGGGAAGATTCGGAGAGGGAATTGATGCGAGTGATGATGTGTGGATTCTCCTTGTAGCATGACCAAAGAAACTCGTTGGAGAAGGATCGATCTTTGGAGGTTAAAGATGATAATGAATTGGAGCTTGAAGATGTGATGGTGTTGGAAGAAGTAGTGCATGTGAAGGAAGAAATCGAAGAGGTAGGTGATGGAGGTGATAGAGGTGAAAGTGAGATTTTTGTTGTTGGAGAATGAGGTGGTAGgggttgatgatgttgatgagaGATGACAAGTTTGTCTTGAAGGTGTTTGttgaattgatcttgagagttttTGTTGGGTTTGCATTTGCTAATGCAGCAACCCATGATTTGGTTGGGAATGAATGAGAGGCAAGAGAGTGAGGAAAAAGAAAAGGATGGTTTGATATAGCATTGGGAGTTGGGTTTGAAAAACAGGTATATTTAGCTTTTggtacttttttttttgttgctttttaGAGTTTGTGGTTGTTTGAATTTGGTTACCGGGGATGGGTTCCGTTGTGCAACGGTTATGTAAGAAGATGATGGCTGGGTGGGTGCATGCTATTCTCATTTTCATAATTCATATGACTTTTGCTTTTGAGTTTTGAGTGCGCGAAGACGTCAAGGTGGGGTCTGCATTGTATCATTGTATTGTTTGCAATGGATCATTAAGTGAAAgaacaaaaacattaaaaattgcATAAACCAAatattattgaataaaaaattcaatttaatccTTATGGTTATTTCATAAAGTTTATCAATCaactatataaattaatttaaatttgtttatttaacCATTTACTATCATATGAGTTTTTCTTGGATCGTCTATAAACCTGCTTACCAAACCAACAACAAATCAAATGTTTGTCTAAGATTGCTTAGATATATAAGAGAACTGTTTGAAAATTATGGAATCCATTTTTTACTCCCTTTCTCCTTTCTCTAGCTTGAGATTTTCTCAATAGGTGTTGTTGCAAATttacattctttcatcttaaacCTTTTGATTATTTCATCAACATACTTTCTTGGGTGTAGCATCAAACCTCTTGAGGTATTGAGAATTTTCATCCTAGAAAATAGGATATCATGCCAagatcaatcatctcaaacttcATCTTGAGTTCCTTGAATCTCTTGATCTCGAATTTATTGCTTCTAATTACAAATAAATCATTAACATACAAGAATATAAAAACAATCATACAATTGTTGACACCCAAATGCACTTGAAATCCATATATTCCTTGTTCTAGACTTTGGGTACCAATTTCAGACCATAAAGCGCCTTGTTCAGTCTATGAACCATTTAGTCCTTGTCTTTGATCTCAAATCCTAGTGGTTTAGTAAAGATCACTTCCTCAATTGgatcatttaaaaatgatgacTAGACATATAGTTAGAACATGCATCATCCCCGTGCATTTGTTATGGCTATCATAAGCCTAACTATCTCAGTTTTGGCAACAGGGGCATAAACCTTTTAATAGTTTAAACCTTGTATGTACAAAAAACTTCTAGCAACTAACATGTCCTTGTGTTTTGCAATTGGTCCATCTGAGTTATGTTTCAACTTGAACACATACTTTACTTTAATAGCCTTCTTAACATGTGACATTTTTATGAGCTCCCAAGTATCATTCATTTCAATTGTAGATAGCTCGTCTTTCATAGCCTTTTTTGATGTCTTTCCAATTATGGATTCATGATGGTTGATGGGCTCAACATATGCCATCAGTGCCATATGAACCAAATCACCTTCTTAAGTCACATCATTGTCATTGTTGAGTTCACATTCTTGCACCCTTCTTGGAATATTCCTTATTCTTTAAGATCTCTAATTCACCTCAACATTTAAAACTTCCACATCTTTTTTAGATGATTCATCACTATCATCATTGTTGTTCAGTAATGAACTCACCTAAGATTTTCTTGAACAACTCCTTGATTTCAAATCCCATGAGCTTCCATCATCTATCACTATATCTCTATTGATATACATCTTTTGAGTGGCAAGATCATATATTTTATAGGCACAAGTTGCATGATAACTGATAACGCGAAaacgtatcgtatatttagcttaatttacatgcattattattctattttatttcgattttattattttattttgtattatgtcggtatttctatttgttttcaggAATTTATTTAATCGGAGCTCACAAAAGAAATAGTCGGAAAAAGGacttaaaatggagaaaaattgcTTAAAATGCCAATTAAATGAGGAGGTGCAATTAGAAGAAGAAAGAGACCCAGAACAAAGGAAGCCCAACACGCATGACTGGGAAAGCACGTGACGGAAGGCATATGGAAGAGCCTGCCGGTCGGCACCCCCTCCTTCATGCCATTCGGCACCCCCCTTGAATATTAGTGTGTGACGTTCGTCACACACCTAAGCCCAGAAGAGACGCAGTTTCCAGTCTCCGCCATTTTCTCCTCCGAAAGAACAGCAACAGAGACGAAACAAACTCCACATCAAGACTCTGCACCAACTCTATAAATACCCTTCAAGAATTATTGAGAGGGTTACGAATTTTACCCTAGTGCCGTCTTATTTTTCTTCTGCTATTTTCCAAGTTCTGTTCTTATTTCCTACCCACTTCCtgcaatagatttccacaccgAAAATTCTATTGCGATTTAGTTTTCATTGTtagcttcaaaattaattttagtttaggATTCAGATTTATTTTCAAGAGCTCAATTTCAGTACCGGATTCAAGAACCAGTGCTGCTCTGTTTCAATTTCAGTTTGCTATATTAAATTCAGGTTCATTTAATTGCTTTAAACTATTATTGTCTGTTTATGTAAGTCATTAGAATTATGTCCGGAATATTTTTTACCTGCTATAtctgttctgttttattcattaAAACAATGTCCGGCTAGATTATTTTTAtcggtatgtaaggtcacataaCCGAGGGAATCAAGTAACACTGTCGacgtattttattaattaaatttatttatctggTATTTATTTCTAATGCTTAATTTAActgttttgtaacgagagttaaaaacaatagaagttaggatcaataaaaacgagagtttgagattttaactggacaGTAGAAATTAAACATTAActttaaatacagcgagagcgctttaaggttAATTAGACTTCAtcggttttcaaaaatcatctttaaactttatttgatacagcgagagcgctcacttaggtttaataatgTGATcgtaatcaataaacacgagagtgtgagaggaaggtttttaaacaagtgatttctacagaaaaaaatattttaaattacgattcacgtcgatagtttactagatccccgactgtcataccctaatttttgacccccctgagatgacatatcttcaggatttttcatcaggtcaagacaagtacccagagcagtcatttctccatctgatacctaatcgaggatgcacaaagacaagaaagctcaggcaaaggatcaatcaatacaaagactaatctctaatacaatcatggggctcaaagacttcatttttctcatctatgattgattagacatccagtcatctgagtacaggcttactcaggtcaccagactagggttttgagcctatcaaggactaaaatcagggatcacatttgggaaaccctaaaa
Encoded proteins:
- the LOC131655689 gene encoding uncharacterized protein LOC131655689, with amino-acid sequence MGCCISKCKPNKNSQDQFNKHLQDKLVISHQHHQPLPPHSPTTKISLSPLSPPSPTSSISSFTCTTSSNTITSSSSNSLSSLTSKDRSFSNEFLWSCYKENPHIITRINSLSESSPLSFNPIKPKKMINPPPTKQNMPQKRVRSNSPTNLTRQKSFRKEVELLPMRPNRMTGSPSPSRRFTISDNSVSKRMSNTNNSPNVSVAHYSRSVNLSSSIRKEGLKATISSPNPNNSLRRIHSSGLNLRQRETIVKDVVSSHNHNVDSTVMEDVDNPLISLDCFIFL